In Myxocyprinus asiaticus isolate MX2 ecotype Aquarium Trade chromosome 16, UBuf_Myxa_2, whole genome shotgun sequence, the genomic stretch CAGAAAAGGAGTAAATACTTTTATGCATTGAACATTTCGGCCATCTAATCCAATCTGATGAACTGTATTTCCATTGTTCACCTCTCAGGTTGTGCAAAGCCTCAGGGCTTTGTGTGGAGAGACGACTCAAGCTCTGCAGCTGGCAGCATTTGTGTGCAACTCCCCATTTGCGCTGCCACCTAcaggagagagagccacacgatCATAAAAAAACACTGACAAGAGCACATAAAAACACGATTGTCTGCTGATATACTGCAATGTGTGTCAAATAGGTTAAAAAAGAATAGAATCTTTATTGCCACACAACCAGGGAATTTGTTTCATATAATGTTGGCATAGAACAGCACCATagacaaaatgtgatttttcaatTAGACAACCTTTCCTGACCCCTAAGATGATCTTAaattaaactgcattttttttttaaacaataattgtAGTTTTAGAATATATTATAATAGCTCTAAACTTATTTATTCCTAATATTAAAagtgttgaaaagttacatttgcCAGAATATTTTGGGCTTTTTAACTTCCCCTCtacaataaaatgtacaaaaagtgAGGTCAATTCTACTTTGCACTTTTACCtttttaagatctttaaaaaattatattttaatattcatgtggtatttatgtataaataatataattaaaaaacattattagaaAGAATCACTGCCCCTAATCTGTGATCATTACCATCACGCAAAGTACTTTCAAGAACAATTAGTATTTCCAAAAAAGGGAGCACAGCTCTGTCAGGGCAGCAAAGAGTCAGTTTGAAGATCAGAAATGTAGATCAGAGAGTAGCTTCATTACCACACCAGTCAATATTTGAGAAgtttaattcataaataatacattttgcttacatttgataaaTTCTTAGTTAAAGAgatggttcaccaaaaaataaaaataacaattctcttcatttacctcatgccatcccagatgtgtatgactttcttctgcagaacaaaaacaaagatttttagaagaatatctcagctctctaggtcgaTACACTGCTACtgaactataaattctcctctctgcccagtaggtggcaataatCATAAGGAATGTGAATCGCcaagaacaaaagaagaatgtgaagtgaaagtggtgatttatagtttaaaaaaaaggacttaaatattgatctgtttctcacccacacctatcatattgcttcagaagacatggatttaaccactggagtcatatagcttacttttatgctgactttaagtgctttttggaccttcaaagttctggccaccattcacttgcattgtgaggacctacaaagctgaaatattcttctaaaaaccttaatttgtgttctgctgaagaaagtaagtcatacacatctgggacggcataagAGCGAATAAATGCTCGGAGAATTTAAAATTTTCGGTGAGCTATCCGTTTAATTAAGTGCTAGCTAACCTGTTGTGTTAGCAGGTCCAAATTCAACCTTATACTAAAGTACTTTATAACCATTCAACATTATACCAAagtacatgtgataaatgttttaaaattgatGAAACATAATTTTAATAAGTTTTATTTTTGAAGTAGTTAAATGTGCATCTAATTGAAGAATCACCTGATATCCAGCAGGCCCAGTTTCTGAATGAGCTCTCTTTTCAGTCTCTTCAGCTCCTCACGCCGTGGCAGACTGGCATTCTGTTTCTTTGTGGCCTCTGGCTCATTGTTCCTCAGCCATAAACTgaagagagacaaacagacaaatagaTACGATGTTTCAGATCTGCCATTGGGTTAAATGAAGAAACATTATATTACTCAGTTTCATCAAAGAATACTGCCAAAAAAGATATCCTTCACATAATATTCACTTATTGTGTATACGTTACATATAACACTGTGTATTTAAGTGTATTGTTGATTCAGTGTTTAAATTCATTGAATGAGTCTGCTGTTGTCTAGATCACTGATTACCAACCGGGGGTACGTAAGCAGGTCAACTGGATTTTGCAAAAATCATAtgtatgacttaaaataaaaataatatggatTAGGGATGggttaaaatatagattttccaattaaccacaatcttcatttgaatgatcccaATATCGATTTTTTACTCTATGTGAAGTCTGAcaccgagatcttttcactgcatgttgagaataAACGTTTAGTTTGACTCGTCCTGTGTAATgagtgtccaaagatgagatccactcAATCCATCTGTCACAGAATAAagtttaataccctttctgttccttacagtttgttgatcaaaaacaacaaaaaaggaacattagttctaatcacacatagcatggatgcgctaaagaaactgtACGTGTTCTCTCTCTAAAAATGCACTCACTGGCTAAACAGccagtagtcttaaagagacagtaccgttttagctcttgttctacatatcagtgtatatatttgtaaatagttcaaattatgttaacaataaacatgtaataaaacatatgtattcaatataatatatgcaatttaaagACATAATTTTTATTGATGGAAAACatagaatttgtacatttttgtataatGTGACAAATTATAAAAACTAATGAcacaataaaatttgtaaaatgtatattctgtGATGTACCAAGTTCGAAGGTCCCTTGTATAATTaatagcattagctgagagagaatttctttcatacagtatgtaagcaaaatgttaattgaaattgaatcagaatctaatcgaATCGGGATTTTAATAGATCAAACCAAATCTAATTGACCAATAATAATCAATATTCATGATAATGTTAAATGATACAGTCTTTGGTACAAATTCTACTAATGGAGCTTGAAACACTGGTCTAGATTTCTTAAAGTTATCACAGAGCTCAAAGTTCCTTCTCTAAAATAGGTCAAGGGAGTATGAAGAAATCAGGTTAAGTTTTAACCAGCAAACAATAATTAATACCAGGTTTAAATGCGAATCATTTGTGAAAATCATTATGGTAACAGTGATATAGGctacttgcaactggaagaatcttcagagaaatggATAGAATGCCTGAAAAAGGTCTTTGACCGAATCGCTGTAagatttttccatttttcctCCCCATGTATTGTGTACGCACCTGCCCacagtgtgtttatttatgggtttaacagcattagcattgaccatacgttatcaactAAATACGATATTCTGATGCCTTAACTAAATTATGAAAACTAAATTCACCAGTCCAACCAGTCACGTTAATTTTTCAAGAAAATCAAACGTAAATTGCGTCTTTCCATGAACTTTTCACCCCATGTCAatcacttctgctggaaaaacaataAGTAGAGTTGGGAAAAAAAAcgatactttgaaaaaataaatgcaagcagcaaagagACGTTTTTAAATAAGTATAGGCTAtggtttaaatgaaaacaaatttatttgattttattaaggttaattttattcattaattattagtcaattttttcattacttatttaatttcacttctatcaaaatgtagtcataacagtttgcctgaaagaacataACACGTTCGGATGTCTTACACGTGAATTACacgtggtcgggagcaggtgtaaattttgttcgtaccaactaacgttttgaaaatacaaaaactttcacGAATCCAAGAATTTATGTCAGAACGGCTTTACGAATGCTTTACACAAAAATTCGATCTGCTTGTGTTTCAAGAATGAGGcacaatgtgttaaaaaaaattaacgcaattaatcatgtccccagaccgtaataaggaatattcctaccatcagaaAAATTTATGTTTGAATACCACCTTTTTTCAGCAGGGGTCAGTAAACGAAACTTGAGCTGTATAGGCATCTAAGTGTTTTTCTAAATTTTAAACTAagttgacacagcgacctaaaaacgtgTGTTTATGACgcaaatgcaaccaaagtgaTATACTCCAAAAGCATtgatctgatgcatgtgtacactgACATGtgcttagaaaagcccttataataaatctatctcagacaTATTGACGaattcacttgcaaaatggattgctgtggcttgtaggccaatgataggcttcaataatatggaaatacacaatataaatccttttaaagtcactttttgtattgccttatcaatgctttactcaacttccacagtaatgtaatgcattttaattatctgaattattatgtttataatatacattatatttataattatttaattataactatttataattatttaatcatgatATATTGAATTGTTGTTATTTTGAGgggctttttcagcaaatatttattacatgcgattaattgcgattaatccgtttaattaatcggcatatcatgtaattaattcaattacaaTTTTGAATCGATTTACTTGAGAAGATTGCGTTCTGTGGAGAGGGACAAGGCTAATTGTAGAAACACAAACAAGCTTGGTTACAAGGCTTCTGGTGTGACACTAAATGTGCCAGCTGGGTTCTCCTCTGCCACTGTAATACACCCAATGCAATTTCAACAATTCAactaaatttaaacaaaaacactgaCCACACTTTAGAGTAGCCAGAGCCCTGGCTTAGCAGTTAGGGGGTCTGACACAAGCTGTGGCGCCCATGTGGGTGACAAGAGTTTGAACACAGCTTACAACTTTACAAATGATGatcaaagccaaaatattaaatttgtcattttgacaaataatggattattccataattatttAACCATGGCATGTAATATTTtagctttcatcatcatttatgtttatctttcttcaaaaaaagtattaaaaaaattagttcAACTGGGGAAGTTTCTGACATTTGGTGGATTTGACattaaataacataataaaatatgacagaattaGTTATTGTTGATTTTTGTCCAGGAAAGCGTAATAGGACCATGAATTaggcaataataataatcagtacCTGAGTGTAGGTTCCACTCTGCTGGCTTGTTCTAATTCCTTCTCTGGGTCTCTAAAGTCTGTGAAAGTGTAGTAAGTCTTGTCCCATCTGATGGGCCGATAGAAAGATGTGTTTCCAGGCTGTGGTGTTGAGTTCTTCCTTGTTTCAGCTTTAAGCAGATCGTGCATATGCTCAACCGAGAGGCTACATGACTTCAGAACATCCAACACTGTGCTCAGAACATCCCTAGACTGCAGAGTGAAACTCACAGAGCGGAATCCTAGGAAAATATGGGCAGATATCGTTGTTATGTCACCTAAATACAACCATGCATTGATAAAAAGCTCTGTTTAAGACTCAAAATCCTTTTCAAAGATTATTTAATGATGGCACATGAATAAAATCATTAATATGGTAAACAAACAAACTTTTTCCGTAAGTTCAGAGAAGAGTGTCTGGTTGAAACCAGTTAGACATGATTTACCTGAACTGATCTTACCTGAGACTAGCAGACTGTTATCAGAGTGAGCTCTTTCTTTTGTGTCCCTGACATAAAAAGTGAGGTTTGTGGGTTTGGGGGACCTCACCCCAGGCTTCTGAAGATTTTCCAGATAACCATTTAGTCTTTTGAGGGAGTTTTCATTTACTTCCTATAATacagaaaagaaaacagaactGAGCTTAgaacaaacaatacaaaacactTGCACCTGGTCTGTAGAGAGCTGTGGGCTAAAGTAGATAAAAATATTACCATACTTCAATCATTATCATTAAATAGTTTTTTGCATGCAATAATAATTCCATTTGGGGCTTATGTGCATGATAAAAGTTCTAATTAATTATTACTCTCTCTCTTGGATGCTGGCCAAAGAAATCAGGGTGCACTGCAAAGTAAAAGGGCCGCAGGGCATTACTAGCGTCCGCTCCTGAGAGATTCCTTCTCTGAATGACCCAAGCAGAAACACATCTACCACCAAGCCTGCAAGAGCGATAAAATAACTAGAAATAAGACTCGGTTCAATGCATGGAGACAATAATACTACGACACAGGACATTTTTCAATCCTTTGAAAATGTAAGTACTATATACTGATATTGTCATTAATCCAAAAAGTTGGAGACTTTTAGAGAGTTTCCATACAGTGTAGAACTGCTTTTTTTTCATCTCTTTTTTATGATTTAAGTTAATCTTACCTCACATAACGCAGGAAGGAGGTCACATCCATCACATTGGTTGCTGCTGGCAAGAGAAATCAAGGTACGTGAGACCAGACGACAGACTTATGCAGCTTCAGGAGGTCAACATCAGAGGACAAAGATTACACCTCATTTCTGGATTACAGATTAATGCTAGAtccaaggatgtaaccaaatatgCAAGATTAGAAGGTATCTAGAATTAATGTTTAAGAATAGTTTTTTTTCTACCAATACTGATCAGACACTATTCTGAATATTctaaattatttacagtaatgtatACAGTGGTTACAGCCCTGGCTAGAATGTCCAGACTCCATGAAAGCTTTTCCTTCCTGGACActttattatgtttataatttttccccattaacaGGCACAATGTTGTGTAAAAACTGACAAAACAGTTGCTTAGCTATGGACTGTCTATCCACCCCATTTAATCATGCACATGACACTTGAAACTATTCATACTGTAATATGCATATTTATATTCTGTCCATTAGAATATTGCACAAATTGTCCTGTTATAATGTCTCCATAATGTCCTGTGTATAAGTATGCTGTGATAATGTCATGCTGTCTACCTGCATAAACTAACTCATATGTCTCATGCAAATGTTCCACCATGAATTGTTAAACCTCAATAAAATTTGACATTGAGTAGTCTTGACTCATGTGCAGGCATGGATTCTGAGTGTGATCTTGACTTACTGTGCATTCTGTCATTACTTATCTCTTATTTTGACAAACGACAAGccccaaaacaaaataacatccaTAGTGAACCGTTAGATTTAAACTCAGTGTGACAGCATTCAATATAAACACACGGTAAACTCAGCACATAAACACTGATCAACAACAACAAGGACAAACACAAACTCTGTGCGCTTTAAAGACACACAACAGCCCCATACCGGACCAATCACACACAGAATTCATGTCTAGATCGAAATGTCAACAACACCCCATACAATTATTTACCTGTGATTATGTAAGGCTACATGTTCGCTGTGGTTAAAACTCAATGTTAACTCGTGCACCCCATTCAGGCCAGGTAATCCAGACAGGAGACATAGACTGCCTATCTCTGAACGTTAGGAAAGTAATCGTGTGCTAATCTTTCTTTATGCGTTTTGCGCCATCTATAGGTGCTTTATGGATTTTCATGAAACAATTAAATATGTTGAGATTTGTGCTACCCTGAAATATATGTGAAGGGAATGCAAGAAGACGTGACACTATTTTGTGGAGTGGCTTCAGACTGAGagtaaaacataaaaagaaataataagtttaaacaccaattcaagaatgtaaacaaaaacaaaagaattagAACGATCCAAacgtatttccggatcctttcaacaaagtctctttttaaGGTAaatcagtccactcggcggccgtctttggaacgctcttgggcagtttgggcagctatttttctatgtaaacaagcgtcatgaaagtgcagctcctatctacttgaatagggaaatgccgaaatctccaaaacggttggtcaagattacgataaaagaacatatttcaaataaacagCCAAATTGTAATGGTCCGAGGCGCGTTTGGCGCCGGTATGTCCGCGTGcacgtgaataattttacttgccttttcagcagattcgttcaatgtgaattgtcaagtggcaaagaaaagacgttttgcacattataaaatatgttggtatcattattaaacAGAGTTGCTTCATTGATGTCTGTTCCAATGAATTTGACACTATTTAATAGCGATTTTAAgcgtttcacagggtaacatgttTTCCCATGTTGATGTGGGATTGATTTGAATGGaaactggcgattacacttgtctcttttatttgcaacactaaagcatcataggctgatgAGTGTCAATAATACACTTTcaattgcttttcttttctttataatgaataatgacttaattaaCCATGATATATTGAGTAACTTTCTCCTACcattgaaaataaacaaagtgctCTGGTTCAGTGTGAAGTCACACACATCACTCAATGACCTGGATTCAAATCCTGGTTCATCAACTGCTGTTGTATCTTTGTTGCAGGTTATGATGTACTTATAATATGTCTATTGAAAACTATATagtaaaacacagacacactatattttattgttttaaacaaatcAATCAGAATTTCAACTGAATCTGACAGCCAGTAATCACAGTATAACCTACAGAATTTGTCTAGTTACAgtttggtttttttgtttttttttttgttgtttttgtttttgttgtttttttttttttaattatcaaaccattttaagatttaagatcaaatcttaagattttgccaaacaaacaaaatcttTCTCACGCTTTCTCAGAGTATCGTTTATCATTGGTCAGTTTGGCCTTCGTACATGCTCTCCAGTctccacacaaaaacaaaattgcacttctgaaagatcatcttttggcagtgCCATTGGTAATCATAAATATATGACATTGTAGTGCATAGAAACTTAAAGTATATTATTATATTGATTGAATTAGATTTACAGATGTTTACTTGGGAATTGAACCCAGGTCTATTTGTATAGTTACAATCATGCTACCACTATAGACCAACTGGCTTTTCTATTATTTGCAAACAATAATTTTCAGGTATCTTATTTCAGTCTATGATGCTTGTGTTGCAGATTAGCGTTCCACTTGTGATTTAATGCTcttgacaagtgtaatcgccagttcccattcaaaccaatgtcccacgttaacatgggaaaccagatattaccctgtgaaaccgttaaaatcgctcttaaatTTGTGTCAAATATATTGGAACAGACATCGATGAAACAAAGCGGGTTGATAATgatgccaacatttttttttaatgtgcgaAACATCTTTTCTTTACTCATGgacaattcacattgaacaaatctgctgaaaaggcaagtacaATTATTCACATAcacgtgcacatccctagttaacACGATCACCATCTGATCCATAACACCTGTTCCGGCTTCACTCGAGCTGCCCAGGCGTGATGCGTGCGGGTTCCGGCTAAGCATCTAACTTGCACCGGACGCTCCCCGCTCTGTTCCTCCAGCGAAGACACCAGCAGGCAGAGACTGGTCTCCTAAGATGAGGCGTGCTTTGTGTTTAAAGTGGTGATTAGGCTGTATTTTTTTCATTGgcggcgttccaatttctccctttatttatttatttatccccccccccctttttctcccaatttggaatgcccaattcccaatgtgcttttaagtggtcgtgtagtgattcgcctcagtccgggtggcggaggacgaatcccagttgcctctgcatctgagaccgtcaacccacgcatcttatcatgtggcttgttgagcatgttgccatggagacatagcacgtgtggaggcttcatgccatccaccgcggcaaccaggttcagctcaccacgtgccccactgagagcgaaccacattatagcgatcacaaggagtttaccccatgtgactctaccctgcctagcaactgggccaatttggttgcttaggagacctggctggagtcactcagcacgccctgggattcgaactagtgagctaCGCTGGCTACCAGCGTattttatcactgagctacccaggccccttctcCCATTATTTTTAATAGAAGTGTACCATCTCTGTGTAAACAATCAGGAAATGTTTATGGAACGGTGACGTCACTTGACAAAACAATGAACagttcttgaaatggtctataggcaAAATGGTTAGTGTACCTCTAAGTTAGTGTAATCTTATTTAAACACAGTATTTATAGGCAAAGTTGGGAgggttaattttaaaatgtattccactacagattatagaatacatgctgcaaaattttatttgtaattgcGGCAgcagggcgtggtcgagcgtccattcggagagagagaaagcgggaagggcgcttacacctgagctagattatgtctaacacctgtctctaattccagtgagcatggggagagcggcatataaacggccacaccaccagcagagagagagtctggcacaagggagcctacagtgctcgtggaagctgatgtgtttatgtttgtgaagctaatgagtttgagtgcctatgagcctctgagactgttgagtttgtgaagctgtaaagcattgaagtggccgattaaaagccttacctgagtctggaaaaacccACTTCCCTCtatcctccttcccttctgtttgtggagtccttcacagtaatgtattccattagattactcaaggtcagtaactttatctaaatactttggattactacagcactggtagatttttgttttcacttgttttgactaaaaaaacctgccagtactgtaagacaaaatacactctgtgaaaaaaagcctaaatattttatgtaatgttgcttctaaaacaagataaagcaaattgattttgttttaagaattaaaaaatatatatttacagaaaggactaaatattaaatgaaacaaatgacaataaagtgcaaagtaatctcttcagtaatcaaaatactttttgaatgtaactgtattctaactaccaatgatttaaattgtaactgtagtggaatacagttacacatatttagtattttaaatacgtaatcccattacaagtattccgttactccccaaccctgtttataggCTACATaataccctgatagcacacgtacgtcacccagacatctatttgatgtgtttgtttacatctggaagacgttttttatgttgtttgctcatctgcaatacatctataagacgtatGCCAACATGTTTGTCTCAAATGCAAATAAGACATTCATCATAATGTTTTATTTGGAATGTAGGCGAATctactctctcttttttttttttttttaaagatgtttagcagatgttaattcaAATTGTGACTCTCTTCcagataaaaagatctaaaaaaaGACATcctggagatgtacgtgtgctatctgggatcaTATATTCAGTCCTTTTTATTAGAGCCACAAATATTGCCTGGATGTCTAAGCAATCGAACAGTAAGTTTCTGACAGGAAGATACCTGCCCTTTCCACTAATTAAATTGGgttaacagaacagaatagaccACTGTCATTCTCATTCACATAAAACCACATGTGTATGATGGAATAAAGAGCATTATATGCAAGGACGGTATGTAAAATGTATGTACTTATATGTACAAAAATATGTCGATTTCTTTCAAGCACTCTGGACAGATGTGCACTTTTGGAGTACAATGCACTAATAACATGAATACTTGGCTATTGGCAAAAATGTTCTGAACTTTAGTAGGTTTTTATACTATGGTTAACCCTGGTTATGAAGGCGTAAcatactcttaaaaaaaaaaaaaaaaaaaaaaaaaaacataacatccaaaagtttggaataatgtacagatctgGCTGTCTCAAAAgttaattggtactttaattcaccagtgtggcattcagctgatcac encodes the following:
- the tcaim gene encoding T-cell activation inhibitor, mitochondrial isoform X1; translation: MDVTSFLRYVRLGGRCVSAWVIQRRNLSGADASNALRPFYFAVHPDFFGQHPREREVNENSLKRLNGYLENLQKPGVRSPKPTNLTFYVRDTKERAHSDNSLLVSGFRSVSFTLQSRDVLSTVLDVLKSCSLSVEHMHDLLKAETRKNSTPQPGNTSFYRPIRWDKTYYTFTDFRDPEKELEQASRVEPTLSLWLRNNEPEATKKQNASLPRREELKRLKRELIQKLGLLDIRWQRKWGVAHKCCQLQSLSRLSTQSPEALHNLRGLIIVFTDQSGMNASGHVMLGTMDVHHHWAKLFERLPSYRSLFQQSDWLKERISHLLGGVQVIHIEQLGPALPLEEHYSTLNTFHKKLLPQRLSLHPHSLQGLTITLENDRSTPCLHEMGHFIIPTMCDILQLQNFLQSQTKEARRLIQRKDQLEAEEVDTMSSCLQDLSLRSLSKETSVSSSQMIPCCRRLMEERSPQMQGLHLCVSYFYSVMQDGDLCIPWDWKG